The genomic window CAcgaacacacaccaacacacacacaaacgtcGTAGTGATCACGTTCACTTAGATTTCTGTTgcttacttaaaatttaattaataactcCATAACTTGCtgcataaaaacaattaaatatttttgtatgatgGTAGATGTGGTACACGGCTTCGCAGGGTTAGATAACAATTTATTATAGAAATTTTTCATTTATGAATCAATATTAAATACTTATATCTgaataaatttcaaatttcatgtgtaattaaaaattagtaaCATAATGAAACTGCTGGTAGCCACAGGGAAGAAACATTAAATGGGCCctggaaactattttttttcgatATCAGATGAAgacagttaatatttttaacttattttgaacgtcaagtgcgcaaaattttataaaaaagtacCAAAATTCTGTTTTTAATTGTGGGAGAAAAGCATGACGGTTGGTTTTCAAAATCTCGTGTTTACAGTGACATTCCTCTCTTGTTTCGAAGTTTGAAAGGTCAAGTGGGCAAAATGTAATCAGTCTGAAGAAAAACTCTAGATATTAATAAAAAGAACTCCGACACTTTTCTTATATGGAAACATATCTGTAATTCTAAATTAAGTTTAACTTAAAGTTGGTTAATGAGAATTAAACGAGAGGAATGACTGAATATATCCAAGTAATCAACAAACGTGTGTGTTCGCGTGCGTTTGAAAGAGTCGGCGTGTCATTGCTGGTGCTGGCATCACAAGCTACATCGGTAACCCCTCGCGACGAGTTAGTAACTAAAGGCACAACACTTACCTTGCAAATTGTAGCAAAGTATAACTGCACGGGTGGCCAGTTGTCTCGTTTTGCTTCCACGCGATTGCAGTTCGTACGGCAGTTGAGTGTTACGTTTCGCTTGCGTGTTCCCGGCAAATcagtttaacttaaaaaaaactgaaactgagGGGAAAGACATTGTGCACTTTCCACTAGAATTTCCACTCCATTGCCATCACTTATTTTTTATTCCTCCATTCTCTattcaattgttttatttatgtttgttccGCAATATTCTTCCCTATTTACATTCCGTTTCCGGTGACTGGCACCTTGGAATCAGTTACCGAAGCAAGCCGGATGCAGACTTCACccaccgtgttttttttttgttttcactaATTGTTGCATTTTTTGAaggaataaattataaaaattaaatttatgatagCATTTTTGTGTATGATACTCAGCCgcagaaaactataaaattaaaatctaGTGAAATTACACAACAAACATTaatagtcaaatatttttttttattatataatattaaatatatgtcTAACTTTTGACTAATggaagataaataatatttatcaaatGACGATTTGctacagaacacaaaatgcaatgCTTATATCGTGAATCGACTGAAAAAGTTGTTTGCGTGAAACACAGGGCCAAAGGGTCACAGGGAAGAAACAACTTATTTTGAACGTCAATTGTACAAAATTTCTTAAAGAAgtaccaaaattatattttaaattgtggGAAAAAATGGATGATAGTTTGTATTCTAAATCTTGTGTCTAAACTGATATTCCTCTTGTTTTGTAGTAATGACCCTTTGTATTAGTAGTagtttgacagtattttttttaacattttgtagcCTATAGTTTCTTCTGGTGTTAAGTGGATTCAtcaatttagtattttttatattttataaaaagtttttattaacctCATAAGTTTTTATTTAGTAGGTTTGTGTAAGTAGTCCGACTTCTGAAACTAAATGTaaggtataaatattttgttatagtaATATTTTGCCAGGTTAGGTTAGAAGTGGTTCACTGCAATTTATATGTACTatggttaattcaaaactgtattaTAACAACCACATGATTTATTGATCACGCTATATATACGTAGCGTGAGTAGCCGGGGCTTAAGGAGGTAGtttctaaatattttgtttataaaattttgtatatttatctttgaattaagttgattcaaaaatttgtattcagttgatattttataaaaaggttttatcgattttaaaagttttttttaatagcttcATGTAAGTAGTCTGACTTCTGACACCAAATATAAGGTCTAAGTATACTCTCATTCTTCTTAAGTAACGAAAGTCCCGACACCACCAGTGTTAAACTGGACATAAAGGAGATGAGGGAAAAGGGATGCTGGTTTGGGATGAAAGGGATTGGGGGTGGGGAGAAATGAGGGCGTTGGATTCGTGATCTTCGCACTCTTGTCACTTGCCTGTAAGGTTTCTCGGGagtaattaattcattaaaacaCCGACGGGTATTTCCCAGAAACCTTCCCATTTATTCTTTGTTCTGCATGCTCGGTCCTGTCCAAGAAGTCTAGTCGCTACAGGCTCTGCTCTGCCCGAGGGTAAGGCCCTCCTCACACGGGGATACTGAAGTTGCCTACAAAACGATCGCTGGTAGCCTGGAGACTAGGCAACTGTGTGACTGGGTGACTCTAGTCGCCCGTTATCTTCACACGACGCTACTAAAATATCAGAGACTGGGAGGAAAAAATGCATCGTGAGTACAGCCCGAGTATCTTGTGGAACCGTGAAGTGCCTATATATTGTATGTAATGTCCAGTGATAACAGCAGTGACGATAGTGATATTGTTATCCAATATTATCAACATTATAGAAAACGAAGTAGGAAAAGATTGTGGGTTCATCCATATATAGAAAGGAACATTAATTGTAGATTATTTGTCGCGGCCAAAGAATTGCAAGAGACAGACTCAAAATTCATCGCTTTCTACAGAATGACGAAGGAGACTTACCAAATGTTAACGGAAATTGTTACACCTGCGATGTATTATAGGGATACCACTATGAGGGAATGCGTGAGCCCCGGTGAACGATTGCTGATAACTTTGAGGTAAGTAAGTtaagaaatacaaattattacgaatttttgtTAAGGCACTTCTAAATGTTTCCCTTCAACACAAATCTATTTCTTTCCAAGTATTTTAACGTATATACTGATGCTTGgcgaataaaaacaatgtatgcaTTTTAACTTGAGGCCGCAATTACTTATTTTATCTGTGGAAAATGGCTGTTGTATGGATCTTAAGAATGTGCACTttaacgttaacaggttaaataatctaaaGTTATTTATACCCAAGTATTCCAGTCAACTGAAATGTGAAAGTATAAACATATCTTATGCATAAATTCATTCCaatgtttaattcaaatatacctaagaaatacacattcaaataatgtactgcaaaagaaaaaatgtatatatataaactatttaaagaatacccattacacaaacattcaaatcatgactgtaaacacaaaaataaacaacataataGAGATAAAAACACGTACACCaaagttatatgtttacacacccAACAAAACATCACATCACATTATGTTCCTGCTCATATTGTAAAGTCTCTTGGATGACTTCAAAATACTGTTGCGTTTCAGTATCTTGTACTTTCTGTGGAATAGTTTGATTTCCAGGCGACGAACAAATTGAAGCATTATCTGTAGCCAACGATGAATGCGTGGAAACACTGTAGGAGTAAGTTGGGGTCTGTTGGTAAGCTGGTACGTGTTGGTGCATGTCTTTTGGATTCGTGATGTCATCAATAAGCTGCAGAACCCTACGTCGGAATGATTTCATTTGTGCATCTGTCAAAGGTTCGATTTCTGGTAAAAGGCTTAGAAGAAACGACTTTTTTACTTGCCTATCATCGTTTGAATTcgattcaagtttccttttctttgcaTTCATGTATTCCATAAAGGACTTGTCCACTTCCGTCACTGTTTGCTTTTTACGCTTTGATAAATTATCTTTTGGGTTGGAAAAGGGATCATGAGTCATTTGTTGGGAATGATGAGCATGTTCTTGCGAGAAGTCAGTATTTGGCAGCATAGGTGAAGGAAGGGAAAGTTGTGGTGTTGTAGTTAGTATTGCGTTATCTGAGATATATTCCTCCTCTTCAGCCGCAACGTCTTCCGTATTTTGTGTTGGGTCAGATGAACTGTGTTCCAGGTTTTGTTCATTGATGACTTCTGGCAAATTCCCCGATGGTGTACCAAGCGTTTTTATGAATGGTAGGGTAAATTTCATTGCCTCCGATAGATAATATGGTTTCTTATTTTTGGAACTTGAACCACTTGGAGGTGGCTTTATGTGACGGACAAAAACTGAACggagatttttccatttttctttgcaTTCGTTAACTGAAAACAAACAACATTGTTCACATAAATATAAATCGTTGCAATGGATGAATTCCTAactaatttacagtaaacaaaaaacaaatacaaaagtgAAGTAGTATTAAGTATAATCCAGATATATAcaacatatgtttattatttgaagaaaaaatatataaatggtacATGGGGAATGTAttatgaagtaaaatttaatttaactttgttgCAGGTATTTGGCAACAGGAGGTACATTTGTATCGCTGTCGATGTACTTTGCTAGAGGAGAAAGCACAGTTATCAACATCATACGAGAAACTACCAAATTAATTTGGGAATCGTTGAAAGAGTCCTACATGCCTGTCCCAGGAGAAGAAAAGTGGAGAATGATAGCACAGCGTTTCTATTCACTGTGGAATTTACCCAATTGCTTGGGTTCATTGGACGGTAAGCATATTCGAATAGAAAAATTACCTGGAACTGGCTCAAGTAACTTTAATTACAAAATGTATCACTCAATAGTGCTGCTGGCTAGCAGTGATGCAGATGGTTTCTTCACTCTTATTGAAACTGGCTATGCAGGTAGAAACAGCGATGGAGGAGTGTTTCGCGCATCAGCTGTCAAACACTGGATTGCAAATGGAGGACTAGACATACCACCGCCTTCACGATTACCAGATGACGACAATGAGATTGACTTTCCTTTTTACTTTGTTGGAGATGAGGCCTTTCCATTGTCACAATATTTGCTGCGTCCTTACCCTCAGAGAACACTTGATGATGTTAAAAGAATATTCAATTACAGATTGAGCAGAGGACGGAAAACAGTGGAGTGCGCTTTCGGAATGATGGCAGAAAAGTTCCAAGTGTTGAACACTGCTATTCGCTGCCGAACTACGGAAAGAGTGGTTGATGTAATAAAATCTGTCTGCATTCTTCACAACTTCATTCGGAAAAGTGaaggtattaaatattttgctgGTGAACCATTTGGCAACTCAGAAACGCCcaacatcaatccacagccactaGAAGACCTAACGTTACATGATCGGTCTACTGCTCATGAAGTGCGGAATTACTTGGCAAACTA from Bacillus rossius redtenbacheri isolate Brsri chromosome 1, Brsri_v3, whole genome shotgun sequence includes these protein-coding regions:
- the LOC134536582 gene encoding uncharacterized protein LOC134536582 — its product is MGEQAFNIKFVNEVEKHPELYNYKLKGYSKKDVTDKAWNDVAKEVQLTVNECKEKWKNLRSVFVRHIKPPPSGSSSKNKKPYYLSEAMKFTLPFIKTLGTPSGNLPEVINEQNLEHSSSDPTQNTEDVAAEEEEYISDNAILTTTPQLSLPSPMLPNTDFSQEHAHHSQQMTHDPFSNPKDNLSKRKKQTVTEVDKSFMEYMNAKKRKLESNSNDDRQVKKSFLLSLLPEIEPLTDAQMKSFRRRVLQLIDDITNPKDMHQHVPAYQQTPTYSYSVSTHSSLATDNASICSSPGNQTIPQKVQDTETQQYFEVIQETLQYEQEHNVM